In Chrysemys picta bellii isolate R12L10 chromosome 4, ASM1138683v2, whole genome shotgun sequence, the sequence CAGCTAAAGCTTTGGCAACTTTCTCCTGAAATAAGAAGGAACTTTAAAATCCAGACTAAAACATAAGGAAGAGAAAGATCAACTGCTGATCTGATTGTTCAAAACGGCATCATCTCCTTAAACTGTAACTTATCAGGTCTGAAGGTGAAGAGGGGCAGCCAAGAACAGTAAATGCCATTGAAGTTGCCATGTTTAAagcttaagcctggtctacacttaaaacatccATAAATGCAGTTTTACCAGCACAGATGAGTTTctgtcagtataacttatttcACTCAGGGACCCAATATAAGCCACAAGGCAAGCATTTTTCTGATAAGGCCTTGTGTATACTGGAAAAGGTTTACCAGTACAGTTATACCTGCAAACAATCCTAGAGCAGACGTAGCTTATTCTGGCAAAGAGGTTTTTACTAGTAGAGCTTATACCAGGTTACCCAACTGAAATAAGCTACATCAACAAAAGCATTCCTATGCCAGTATAACTCAGGTGTACAGTATGTGTTACTTAGGCCAAGACTAGAAAGAAACTATAGTTATACCAGCAACACTTTTCTAGCATAGAAAAGGCCTTTGCAGAAAAGAACCAAGGAACACATGTAAGAGTACAGAAATAAAGTGGCAGGCCCCCAAAATATGAAGAATGAGTCAACGAGGTCTCTAACTTCCAGACTAAACTCCATTTCATTCTGAAGTAGATGCAATAAAGACTGCAATGCACTGGCTCACAATGCACCTACATGGTTTAGTtatttctaaaaaaacccacaccaacTAAAAAGCAGCAAAGGTTGAAAGTCAGAGGCTTATGCTCCCCAAGCATCCAAGCATTCACCCACtgctgaaaatgggacttaagatgcttttgaaaaattttacTAAAATTTTACATATATGGATATTGATTCATGACACCAATTATAAATGCATACTTTGCCCTCAGCCCTTTAATTTTAGATTGACACCCCTGACAAAATACCATAAAATAAGCATTTTGCAAACAGGTGGCTTCTTAACATGCATGACAGAGTCAAGTTCTGGCTCCCTTAGCCAATAGGGTCTGGAAGTACTGTTCTGATaagtttcatttatttcttcAGGATTAGTAGGCTATCAGCCAAAATGCAAGAACACTCAGTTGCGAGACAGTCACTACTGTACCCAATTCTACATCGAACCTGCCCATGAATTTAGATTAAGTTGCCTACCCTGTAAGATTTATTTGGCAGAGATCACCTAGTGTAAAGTGCCATGTAGGCTTTCAGCACTGTACAAAGAGAACAATCATTAAAAAAAGCCATTACTTTTCTTCAACATTAGAAGAAGAactggtgaatttttttttttaaaccacacgcAACTGAACACCTGGAATTGTTGCATTGAGAGTTAGTGTCAAGTTAGATTATGttcttcttttcccccctcttacCTCATTGAGCTTATCAGCAAAAGCTGCTACATCACCCCCATATTTTTTAACTATATAGATGATGACTCCCACCATGCAGGCACCTGCAACTGTTTCATGGTTGATTATATAGATTTCCTTGGAGAGCAAGTAGCACAGTAGCCCAGTCCCCAGCACATAGGGCCCTAAAATAGATAAAAGGATACTGTTTTAAATACATTACTTGGAAACAGACCCATTCCAAGTTCAGTTGGCTGAAAGCAGAGCtaggcattttaatttttttaagttgcaTAGGAATATTGAGGGACTTGTCACTCCTCTCCAAAAAAAGGATGACTCAGGTAGAAGAACCAGATTGGGAATGGTGTAAGATGGAGTTTCCTCTGAGATATACTGCTATATGAAGACTTCCATCACCAAAAAGTAACCATGGAATACCTAATATGTTATCTGTAGCCTCTGCTGCCCTCTCAGCATAGGGCATTAACCTCCATGTTTAGAGGttactgggagccaggagctgcaaaAATGTTTCTGCTAATCAGGCCCATCACACACACTTAGGACTTATCCTTTACCGAAAGCTAAAGTCTGTAAGGTGCCCTCTGATCAACTCCCCCATTTGCTTCCCAAACTTCAAAAGAGTTGAAGGTTCTCAGTATTTCAGAGGGAAACTTATTTCCATACAGGACCAAGCCCATAATTAGTGAAATATCCTAAACAGTGTGCGTTCTTTCCCACCAAAGCAAATTCATCATCCACATCAATGTCAAGTTACTCACACCAGTAAAACCTAAACTTTTCAGACACTTTGCCTTACTTGATGGCCATAGCAGGTGTGCAGCACCAATAATCAAAATGAAACCCACAAAGGTACAACATACTAACCTGTGACTCCTGTTTTAGGATACAGGAATTGGAAAAATTCCTCTGGGATCAACCCATGACGAACTTGCCCTCCTTTCTCAGGGAGAGGTGGTAAAGGAACCAAGCACTGCTGACCAGTGTGAAATGGTCTAGATGCATGCAATACACTATGAGTAAAAAAGAGATTTTCTGTGAAGTGTAttcctttgcaaaaaaaaaaaaagtctcaaattAAGTTAGGACACTTGTTCTTATATGCGGGCCCCAAAATCTTTTCAGTTACACAGAAGTCAAAACTGTATACCAAACATTCAAAATAGACTTTGGTTAACGCACATACAAACTTACCCTTGGTAAACATCTATTTATTTGCCTAGATTGGGTAGATTTTACCCAGTTTCACATAAGCAAATGGGCACACATGGAGGTTGCAGGTatatggagggaaaaaaaaaccttcacGATCTTGTCTCAAGATTCACAGCAGAGGCTTCTTAAATGAGAAATTGTAGTAAATCTATACTTCTTCAAGAACACTTTTCATTCCTTTAATTTTCTACTGAAGGATTTCAAGATGCTTAACAAAAAATTAGTCTTACACATGCATAAAGGAAGCAAATTCTATTACCACAATTTAACAGGTAAATAGACTGAAAAATTAGGTGACGTGCTCATGGTCCAACAAACTCAAGCATCCCAACCTCCAGAATCCTGATCATATTAAAAAGTTTGATTAGAAGCTACCTGAGTGTTGCCATAGCAGGGAGGATAATATCACTCACATAGCTGCCAGAAGGTAGTTCAAAATATTAAGGCCTGAGTAACACACAAAGTTGCACCATTCAAGCTAAATGTTATTTTATACCAATTTAAACTGGTCTTACTTTGTTGATAGGTTTGAGCTGAAATAAGCTTTTTGATATTGTATTTGCTGGTACCTATAATAGACAGAAGCTAACTAAACCAACATAACCAGTTTGGAAGTTACCCCCTCTATAAAGTGCCTGGAGATCTACTCACAAAAAGTGCGATATAAAAACTAGACATCATCATCACCACTCTAGTAAACAGATCAATGAGTGTATACACTATTGTGTTGAATTAAACTGGCATAGGAGTTAAACCAGCACAACCTCAGTGCTTCAGCAAATGCTTCACCTAACCTAAAGCAGGATTCACAGAAGCGACTTTAGCTCCATGCCGAGGTAGGTCATTTCTAAGCAGCCAGCAACTctaacccccagccccaggaacGGGCCCCGAGAGTCTTAATTCCTAGTCCCCCCTCCCCGAggagaaagagaacccaggagtcctgacctctccacccccccctccccgaggagaaagagaacccaggagtcctgacctctccacccccccctccccgaggagaaagagaacccaggagccctgacctccctcccccgcccgaggcagggccagagccccggcgcctcgccCGGGCCGCACTTACCCCACGGAGAGGGAGGGAGCCAGGCTCTTCAGCGCCGCCGGAGCTGCGGGAGGACACAGAGCGATCAGTGCAGGCCCCGGGTCCGGGCCCGCCCCCGCTGGGCCTCCCcagggctccccccgcacccccccggGGACGGGCCCCACTCACCGGCGCGCAGGCCCAGGCGGGACAGCATTGTCGGCAGAGCTGCGGCGCTGCCCTCTCTGTCCCGGTGaccccggcggcggcggcggcagcaagATGGCCACAGCAAAAGTAGCCTCGCGAGAGGAGCTTAGGAACGCCCAACATCTCGCGAGCTGTGGGGGCGGGAGCGGTAAACGGGTCGCGAGAAGAATCGTAATCTCCTGTAATGGGGCGAAGGGCGGGGGTTCTGGGAAATCTCGCGAGAGGAGCGCCGGGGCGCCGGCAGGGGGCGTGGCCCAGTCGGGGTGTCCCGGGAGCAGCACGTGGAGGCTGCCGCTGTCCGTCTGCTCGTGCCGCGGGGGTGGGAGTCGCGCGCTGCCGCCATGCAAGAGCCGGAGCAGCCCGACGGGGGGGCCTCGGGCGACCCCGAGTGGAACATCCCGCCCAACGCGCCCGCCTGCATGGAGCGCCACCTGGACGGGGCCCACTACCGCCCAGGTACCCCagcgacccctgcccccccagggcaTGTCCTTCCCATGCACCCTGCCCTGCGCCCCTCGAGCATTGTCCCACGCTGTGCCCCCAGGGCACCTCTTCTGTCCTGGGCCTgaaccccactctgctccccagccctgaccaCCCTGTGGCCCGTGCACATCCTGTCCCAGGCACACGTGAACTTCCCCGGGTGATCCCAAGCACTGCGTTCTGGGGGATCCCGAACATCATCCGTCCCTGGTGGGGGACAGTGCATCACAGCTACTGCCCAGTGATGCTCCCCATGCCACCTCCTGGGATACACTGCAGCCAAGTGTTACCCTCCTGAGAGTGAGCTTCTGAACAGTCTCACACCCAGAGAAAGAGAGTCCCTGGGTTGTCTATCCCTGTGCCTCTCTTGGGACCTTGCAGGGCTCTACAGTTTTCTCACACCTGCCTACAGTGCAACCACTGGGCACTGCTACCCCATCCCCCCAACATCTGTTCATTCAGTGCAGGTTTCAAGGACACCATTCATACCCCAACAGAATTTAGAAATGGAATAGAAAAATCTACGCTCCTGAGTGACACGGTTAAAGTGACCtatcccctagtgtagacagtacTAGTTCAATGGGAGacttctcccattgacctagctaccccTTCTCTGGAAGCTGGAGTACCTACGctaatgggagaagctctcctgttggtgtaggtagtgtcttcgGTGACACGGAGCACCTGcagcactgtagcattttaagtgtagataagcccttattTAGCATGTGTTAGCTAAGTCAAACCAAAACTTTTATTGGCCAAGATGATGCTTTAGTTATGTTAATCTAGATAAACTGAGTTCTGTATTGTGCTTTACGTATAGGCTCAGTATATCAGGAATTGTGGGatttaactctctctcttctttttatcTCTTTTCCAGATGGAGCTCTTCTCCTGGGTGCTTCTAGCTTGAGTGGACGTTGCTGGGTGGGTTCCATTTGGGTATTTAAGGATCCAGAACGGGCCCCTAACGAAGGCTTTTGCTCTGCTGGGGTTCAGACGGAAGCAGGCGTAGCGGATCTGAAATGGGTAGCGGATAAAGGAATACTAGTGGCCTCAGATTCTGGTAAATTAAAATGGATTGAATTTTTGTAGCTCTGAAGTTTGTCTGTAATGTGTGAGCATGATCAGTAGTTGGCCTCCTGCAGCTCAAGGGAGTTGTCTGGGATGCCATATGGAAGGAAGTGGACAACATGAAGGGGACCAGCTCAGTGGTCCGTATTTAACAGACGTGGGAGTGTTTGTGGGATTAAAAACttctcataattttttttttttttttaagcaaacattGTGGGCATGCAGATTGGTCAACAACAATTTGCTCCTGTTTGAAATGGCAGGGGAACATGTAAAAAACAGACTAATGTTACAGACCTACAATGCAAAATCAGATGTATTGCTGGATTCCAGCCCCTCACCCTGGGCTCTCAGCTGAGACCGTGACAATTCTGAACCTTTGTAAACAATGCCTGAGCACAGATTTGGAATTAAGACGCCTGAAACATGTTCCTGGCCCAACTGTAAATCCATGGATAAGCCATGTCACCGCTCTGTGCCAgtattcccatctgtaaaataagaataACAATAGGGACTGTCttgtttgttctgtttgtacagcacctagcactatggggtcctgggccatgcctGGGTCTCCTAAGTGCCATgagtagtaataataatttatCTCAGAGGGATGTTCCAGATTCTGTAATTTAGGGTTTTCTGTGACGCTCATCTCCATAATATTGAAGCATTGTTAAGGTTTTTGATTGCATGTGTTGTAATGTGCTGTGAAAATAAAGACCACCGTGTAAATGCTACCTAATATTCTTAATACGATCATGGtggcatttttgaaaactttCTTGCACTTTGTCTCTGTTAATTGATTTGTCTATGGGGATGTTTCCATTTAGATCCCATCTAGTTTGCCACAGGGCCCTTCTGGGTAATGAGTCCTCTTGGGAAGAGAGCATCTTCTCCCCCAGGCTTTTGTATTGTTTCTTGGTTGAACCCTCTCGGTAAAATGGTTGGCTTTCCCCATTTTCCTTTAGGTGCTGTGGAGCTCTGGGAGTTGGATGAGAACGAAACTCTAATAGTGAACAAGTTTTGTAAATATGAGCATGACGACATTGTGACAACAGTGAGCGTTTTCACTAACACCACTCAGGCGGTTAGTGGCAGCAAAGACTTCTGGTTAGTTTCCTTTGcatttctgcttctctctcttgtTTTGAGTGAATCATCCCTCGCTCTTCCTAACTGGTTGTGTTCTTACTTGTAGCGTGAAGGTTTGGGACATCCCACAGCAAACAGTGCTGCACTCTTACAGAGGTGAGTACCAAATTGACTTATGGATTTTGCTTCTCCTATTCACTTCTAGGAGCTGCTTTGGAACTCTGGACTTCAAATCCAGCTGTTCCCAATCTAATAAAACACACACTGCTCTGCAGAGCTGATATATGCAGCATC encodes:
- the ATP5PB gene encoding ATP synthase F(0) complex subunit B1, mitochondrial, which translates into the protein MLSRLGLRAAPAALKSLAPSLSVGVLHASRPFHTGQQCLVPLPPLPEKGGQVRHGLIPEEFFQFLYPKTGVTGPYVLGTGLLCYLLSKEIYIINHETVAGACMVGVIIYIVKKYGGDVAAFADKLNEEKVAKALAVKNDSINHLESMIEQEKKEQWRVEGRNYLFDAKRNNVAMLLETNYRERLLTVYNEVKKRLDYQIAVQQLTRRKEQDHMINWIEKNVVQSLTAQQEKESIAKCISDLKMLSKSTRVAI